One region of Streptomyces davaonensis JCM 4913 genomic DNA includes:
- a CDS encoding MBL fold metallo-hydrolase, producing MPTPLRQLSGRVWIHPGDPDPDAVMPCVAVVADDAGSTVIDAGQSPGHARLVQSAMAGAGLPAARRLVYTHHHWDHTWGACAWEVEEIVGHQTGAELLAAESRRPWSHEYMEREMAADPRLGPSFRARARAMPTWDDFVVRPPTRTFTDGLTLPGGVEVRHVGGGHAPDSTVVAVPDPGVMLLGDCFYPPPFHLREPGPAGEEIDLPLITALVAEGFDWYVDSHSPPWRPPSP from the coding sequence ATGCCGACTCCGTTGCGCCAGTTGTCCGGCCGGGTCTGGATCCACCCAGGGGATCCGGACCCGGACGCCGTCATGCCCTGCGTCGCGGTGGTGGCCGACGACGCGGGCAGCACGGTGATCGACGCCGGGCAGAGCCCCGGCCATGCCCGGCTCGTGCAGTCGGCCATGGCCGGGGCCGGTCTGCCCGCCGCCCGTCGCCTGGTGTACACGCACCACCACTGGGACCACACCTGGGGCGCCTGCGCCTGGGAGGTGGAGGAGATCGTCGGCCATCAGACGGGCGCCGAACTCCTGGCAGCCGAGTCCCGCCGCCCCTGGAGCCACGAGTACATGGAGCGGGAGATGGCCGCCGACCCACGCCTCGGCCCGAGTTTCCGGGCCCGGGCACGGGCCATGCCCACCTGGGACGACTTCGTGGTACGTCCGCCCACCCGCACCTTCACCGACGGGCTCACGCTCCCCGGGGGCGTCGAGGTCCGGCACGTGGGCGGTGGCCACGCGCCGGACTCCACGGTCGTCGCGGTCCCCGACCCCGGGGTGATGCTGCTCGGTGACTGCTTCTACCCGCCGCCCTTCCATCTGCGCGAGCCCGGCCCCGCCGGTGAGGAGATCGACCTCCCGCTGATCACCGCGCTGGTCGCCGAGGGCTTCGACTGGTACGTCGACAGCCACAGCCCGCCCTGGCGCCCACCGTCACCATGA
- a CDS encoding putative quinol monooxygenase — MATDLRACAVLGFQTALPGAGDRLAELNLRLGEGLDADGLLRFQVLAQATDDTRLCVYWLWRDISDRDALWAAPPTELTDFWAAARPLWSADPDVRRFGWQPAADRDLCPPGESVALEDAPRPTAEAEGVWLLDLDSDTSALRCRPPSGPGDPAAWRALGSW, encoded by the coding sequence ATGGCCACCGACCTACGCGCCTGCGCGGTCCTGGGCTTCCAGACCGCGCTGCCCGGGGCGGGCGATCGACTCGCCGAGCTGAATCTGCGGCTCGGTGAGGGCCTGGACGCCGACGGTCTGCTGCGCTTCCAGGTGCTGGCACAGGCCACCGACGACACCCGGTTGTGCGTGTACTGGCTGTGGCGGGACATCAGTGACCGGGACGCCCTGTGGGCGGCGCCGCCGACCGAGCTGACGGACTTCTGGGCGGCGGCTCGTCCGCTCTGGTCGGCCGATCCGGATGTACGGCGCTTCGGTTGGCAACCGGCGGCGGACCGTGACTTGTGTCCACCGGGTGAGAGCGTGGCCCTGGAGGACGCGCCGCGCCCCACAGCGGAGGCGGAGGGCGTCTGGCTGCTGGACCTCGACTCCGATACGTCCGCCCTGCGCTGCCGTCCGCCGTCGGGGCCCGGTGATCCCGCCGCCTGGCGGGCGCTCGGCTCATGGTGA
- a CDS encoding galactosyltransferase-related protein — MMSRLPQEPAARASAVADALVIHADHGAREANPYYWHRVQERSAELLKEIQSHGDTELASAADELVADPVSVEAWRRVRDRVAPDTEAPFVDIACDIKDRSRFGYHLGDAYDRSATADPNWRSWPANPPAPASVEVPATQIVITFRDRSEDGVRARNLVACLAALADQTMPREQYHVTVVESDTTPRWRETVLKYADEWLFAFSDRPFNKSWGSNCGVLRSARQAPYLCLLDADALVDRDFVRRNTERFRRAGSGAFMCFRDLLYMDAPASAAAVRERCLEGKPEADADRLRWFAVQRSPGLCVWLRRDVFDSVNGMDERFEGWGREDIDFALRVQLATAFDQYDDPMLHLYHPSSGQLKNGQTVNYHIPLLSWVPTEPIGRLERFSG, encoded by the coding sequence ATGATGTCCCGACTCCCCCAAGAGCCCGCGGCCCGCGCGAGCGCCGTGGCCGACGCCCTCGTCATCCACGCGGACCACGGCGCCCGCGAGGCGAACCCCTACTACTGGCACCGAGTCCAGGAGCGGTCGGCCGAGCTGCTGAAGGAGATCCAGTCCCACGGTGACACCGAACTGGCCTCGGCAGCCGATGAGTTGGTAGCCGACCCGGTGAGCGTCGAGGCCTGGCGCCGGGTCCGTGACCGAGTGGCGCCGGACACGGAAGCCCCCTTCGTGGACATCGCCTGCGACATCAAGGACCGGTCCCGCTTCGGCTACCACCTCGGCGACGCCTACGATCGCAGCGCCACCGCCGACCCCAACTGGCGTTCTTGGCCCGCGAATCCCCCCGCGCCCGCTTCCGTCGAGGTCCCGGCCACCCAGATCGTGATCACGTTCCGGGACCGGAGCGAGGACGGCGTGCGCGCCCGGAACCTGGTGGCCTGTCTGGCCGCACTCGCCGACCAGACGATGCCCCGTGAGCAGTACCACGTGACCGTGGTCGAGTCGGACACCACTCCGCGCTGGCGCGAGACGGTCCTGAAGTACGCGGACGAGTGGCTGTTCGCCTTCTCCGACCGACCCTTCAACAAGTCCTGGGGCTCCAACTGCGGTGTTCTGCGCTCCGCACGCCAGGCGCCGTACCTGTGTCTGCTCGACGCCGACGCCCTCGTCGACCGGGACTTCGTACGGCGCAACACCGAGCGGTTCCGGCGGGCCGGGTCGGGGGCGTTCATGTGCTTCCGGGACCTGCTGTACATGGATGCGCCCGCGTCGGCGGCCGCGGTGCGCGAGCGATGCCTCGAAGGCAAGCCCGAGGCCGACGCCGACCGGCTGCGCTGGTTCGCGGTGCAGCGCTCACCGGGGCTGTGCGTCTGGCTGCGGCGCGATGTCTTCGACTCGGTCAACGGCATGGACGAGCGGTTCGAGGGCTGGGGCCGGGAGGACATCGACTTCGCGCTCCGCGTCCAACTGGCCACCGCCTTCGACCAGTACGACGACCCGATGCTGCACCTGTACCACCCCAGCTCGGGACAGCTGAAGAACGGACAGACCGTCAACTACCACATCCCGCTGCTGTCCTGGGTGCCGACGGAGCCCATCGGCCGCCTCGAACGCTTCTCGGGCTGA
- a CDS encoding MFS transporter — protein MSIPSGLRGRARSGDRGSVHRRLVTAVVVDTVGYGAFLPLTFLYLSTATDIPVAELGVIITVASLAGLPVPLFAGHLVDRLGARPVLIAQTVAAAVGYTLYFWVQSWWPLLLGIVVVTVADRTYWAAWPVFVSEQVADGDSLDRWYAIVNAAKSASLAAGSGIASVALAVSGDGGLRAMLALNVATSVTAGVLFVSLRTPPRPPVPKETAPVGGWRALGSDRPYLTLTLGNTLLTYGWLISTLVLPVYLVRSVHLASWTAAFALMLKMSLTMLFQTTVAARLYHLRRTSTALAGTACFVVAVLLLACAAGSSSDVLAMTVVIVGVGFLALGEMLAAPATTSLAVAAAPEGSQGRYVSVFQLSWTLSSVSGPALVGYLLSKSMPVLWGAFIALMLAAALVFAGLRTRFPTHVDTKTQPST, from the coding sequence GTGAGCATTCCCTCGGGGCTGCGGGGCCGGGCCCGGTCCGGCGACCGCGGCTCGGTGCACCGGCGCCTGGTCACGGCCGTCGTGGTGGACACCGTCGGCTATGGGGCGTTCTTACCGCTGACCTTCCTGTATCTGTCCACCGCCACCGACATCCCGGTGGCGGAACTCGGCGTCATCATCACGGTGGCGAGCCTGGCCGGCCTGCCGGTTCCGCTGTTCGCGGGGCACCTGGTGGACCGGCTGGGCGCGCGGCCCGTCCTGATCGCGCAGACCGTGGCGGCGGCGGTCGGATACACGCTGTACTTCTGGGTCCAGTCCTGGTGGCCGCTGCTCCTCGGCATCGTCGTCGTCACGGTGGCCGACCGCACGTACTGGGCCGCGTGGCCGGTCTTCGTCAGCGAGCAAGTGGCCGACGGCGACAGCCTCGATCGCTGGTACGCCATCGTCAACGCGGCCAAGAGCGCCAGTCTGGCCGCCGGTTCGGGCATCGCCTCGGTGGCGCTCGCGGTGAGCGGCGACGGTGGGCTCCGGGCGATGCTGGCCCTCAACGTCGCCACGTCCGTCACCGCCGGAGTGCTCTTCGTCTCGCTGCGCACCCCGCCCAGGCCGCCCGTCCCCAAGGAGACGGCGCCCGTGGGCGGCTGGCGTGCCCTCGGATCGGACCGCCCTTATCTGACGCTCACCCTGGGCAACACACTGCTGACGTACGGCTGGCTGATCTCCACCCTCGTGCTGCCGGTCTACTTGGTCCGCTCCGTGCATCTGGCGAGCTGGACGGCGGCCTTCGCGCTGATGCTCAAGATGTCGCTCACCATGCTGTTCCAGACCACCGTCGCCGCCCGCCTGTACCACCTGCGCAGAACCTCGACCGCGCTCGCGGGCACCGCGTGCTTCGTCGTCGCGGTGCTGCTGCTGGCCTGCGCCGCCGGTTCGTCGTCCGACGTCCTCGCGATGACGGTGGTCATCGTCGGCGTCGGGTTCCTGGCCCTCGGCGAGATGCTCGCCGCGCCCGCCACCACCAGCCTGGCCGTCGCCGCCGCACCCGAGGGCTCCCAGGGGCGATACGTCTCGGTGTTCCAGCTCTCCTGGACCCTGTCGTCCGTCTCCGGACCGGCGCTGGTCGGCTATCTGCTCAGCAAGTCGATGCCCGTGCTCTGGGGGGCGTTCATCGCGCTGATGCTCGCGGCAGCCCTCGTCTTCGCAGGGCTCCGCACCCGTTTCCCCACGCATGTCGACACCAAGACCCAGCCATCCACGTGA